The DNA segment CCCCGAGGCGGTGGCGGACCGCGTCAAGACGGAGGGCGACCAGGAACTGGCGGAGGCCATCCTGCGGAACTTCGCGGTGACGCCGTGACGCTGTGACGCCGTGCCATCAGGGCCCCGCGGCGCCGTGATCCGGTGCTGCCGTGACCGTGTGACGCCGTGCTGCCATGGTCCCGTGATGCCGCGACCGCCCTTTCCCCGGAGGGGAATTCGGGGCGCCGGCAATTCGGTGGTGGCGGTCGGGGCGACCTTCTAGCGTTCACCGGTATGACCATCGACCTGCCCAGGCTCGCCCGGCTCACCTTCCACGGTCCCCTCTCGGAAGCCCGCGCGACCGCCCTGGTCCAGCGGCTCGCGGCCAACCGCCCCCGCACCGTGCTGGACATCGGCTGCGGCTGGGCCGAGTTGCTGCTCCGGGTGCTGGACGCCGTACCGGGCGCCACCGGGACCGGCGTCGATCTGAATGCCGAGGACCTCGCCCGCGCCCGGAAGAACGCCGAGGAACGCGGGCTCGGCCACCGGGTGCGGTTCGCCGAGGAGTCCGCCGTGGGCACCGAGCGGGGCCCGGCCGACCTGGTGCTCTGCCTCGGCGCCACCCAGGCCCTCAGCGAGGCCGAGCCGCCGACCGCCGAGGCCCTGCGCGCCCTGCGCCGCCTGGTGACCGACCGGGGCCGGGTGCTGGTCGGCGAGGGTTTCTGGCAGCGGCCACCCACCGGGGCCGAGTTGTCCGGCATGTGGCCGGGCGCCACCCCGGACGACCACTCTGACCTCGGCGGGCTCCTCGACCTCGCGGTCGAGGCCGGTTTCCGCCCGGAGTGGACCGAGACGGCGAGCCTCCAGGAGTGGGAGGAGTTCGAGTCGGGCTACCAGGCGGGCCTGGAGGTCTGGCTCGCCCGGCACCCGGGCCATCCGCTGGCGCCCGAGACCCGCGCCCGCCTGGACCGGCGCCGC comes from the Streptomyces sp. SUK 48 genome and includes:
- a CDS encoding class I SAM-dependent methyltransferase; the encoded protein is MTIDLPRLARLTFHGPLSEARATALVQRLAANRPRTVLDIGCGWAELLLRVLDAVPGATGTGVDLNAEDLARARKNAEERGLGHRVRFAEESAVGTERGPADLVLCLGATQALSEAEPPTAEALRALRRLVTDRGRVLVGEGFWQRPPTGAELSGMWPGATPDDHSDLGGLLDLAVEAGFRPEWTETASLQEWEEFESGYQAGLEVWLARHPGHPLAPETRARLDRRRRQWMSYRGVLGIAYLTLVPDLR